One Pectobacterium polaris DNA window includes the following coding sequences:
- a CDS encoding lysozyme inhibitor LprI family protein has product MRYLSLAASSLLFFCTSSVWAIDCSKASTDTEKMICASSRLQQLDTVLNKAYQGYAKKEGKAQALLTQRAWLAERDRCKDDVCLGNEMVSRIQALSGSENISLITQASDQWDFVLSVATCTLDPSYSTCEGPGTLDIFKKGRGDLFQRITMENMFIELNNKGEVTANLVEVYGENNSGLVIDDANFDHHADIMLRNGNNGAYGGPSYDVYLFDVEKQQFTQNAPLTELASSNLGLFEIDEKSKTITTFTKSGCCWHQWSTYQIANNNPVLIVESTEAYSEEKQAMVATTRELVGGKWKVKEEIVKVDEP; this is encoded by the coding sequence ATGCGTTATTTATCTCTGGCCGCTTCATCCCTGCTGTTCTTTTGCACCTCGTCCGTCTGGGCAATAGATTGCAGCAAGGCCAGCACAGACACTGAGAAAATGATTTGTGCCAGCAGCCGTTTACAGCAGCTTGATACGGTATTAAACAAGGCCTATCAGGGGTACGCGAAAAAAGAGGGCAAAGCGCAGGCGCTCCTGACGCAGCGCGCGTGGCTGGCCGAGCGTGACCGCTGTAAGGATGACGTTTGTCTGGGGAATGAGATGGTTTCCCGTATTCAGGCGCTTTCCGGTAGTGAAAATATCTCTCTGATTACTCAGGCATCAGACCAGTGGGACTTCGTTCTCAGTGTGGCGACGTGCACGCTCGACCCTTCTTACTCAACCTGCGAAGGCCCCGGCACGCTGGATATCTTTAAGAAAGGACGCGGTGATCTGTTCCAGCGTATCACGATGGAAAATATGTTCATCGAGCTGAACAATAAGGGTGAAGTAACAGCGAATCTGGTCGAGGTCTATGGTGAGAACAACAGCGGACTGGTGATTGATGACGCTAACTTCGATCACCACGCGGATATCATGCTGCGTAATGGCAATAACGGCGCTTACGGCGGGCCGTCTTACGATGTGTACCTGTTTGATGTGGAAAAGCAGCAGTTTACCCAGAACGCGCCGCTGACCGAGTTAGCCAGTTCCAACCTCGGCCTGTTCGAGATTGATGAGAAAAGTAAGACCATCACGACGTTTACCAAAAGCGGCTGCTGCTGGCACCAATGGTCTACCTATCAGATAGCGAATAATAACCCTGTCCTGATTGTCGAAAGCACGGAAGCCTACTCCGAAGAGAAGCAGGCGATGGTCGCTACCACCCGCGAACTGGTGGGCGGCAAGTGGAAGGTGAAGGAAGAGATCGTGAAAGTCGACGAACCG
- a CDS encoding fatty acid desaturase family protein: protein MTLAPLKPLRYEQGRDLALHRALMKAANDYLAETGDHRFANAGFIGKMLFLVGLCLTFYGFSLRQTTLWGFAGCYFGFIFTAMFLAVNVVHDASHNVFFRRPWANRLLNIVVSIPLGMDSDCWRVRHVIFHHAHVNVQHYDLDIEENGVLRQSPYHRFRFFMRAQRYYWPMVASLTFPSIIWFFDWLDRAGKTQVTRNMTLQGAKGWGIFLLSKALHALLALVIPYWLLSPTPVSAGALLLVYLLSQMLSSLIFVVLILGSHWAKGTFYQAPDDGLFRHGRYQHVFSTTVDWATRPAWLGYWLGQLNMHLTHHIFPNWNHRHYPALSKIIADVAPRYGIDYQCITLKAILVEQQRFLKKMGNGSKQ from the coding sequence ATGACGCTCGCCCCGCTAAAGCCGCTCCGCTATGAACAAGGTCGCGATCTGGCGTTGCATCGGGCGTTGATGAAGGCTGCGAATGACTATCTGGCGGAAACGGGCGACCACCGTTTTGCCAATGCCGGGTTTATCGGCAAGATGCTGTTTCTGGTGGGGCTGTGTCTGACGTTTTATGGTTTCAGCCTCCGGCAGACGACGCTATGGGGTTTTGCTGGCTGCTATTTTGGCTTTATTTTTACCGCCATGTTTCTGGCGGTGAACGTGGTGCATGACGCCTCGCATAACGTCTTTTTCCGGCGGCCGTGGGCGAATCGTCTGCTCAATATCGTGGTGAGTATTCCGCTCGGCATGGATTCCGACTGCTGGCGAGTGCGGCATGTGATTTTTCATCATGCGCATGTCAATGTGCAGCACTACGATCTGGATATCGAAGAGAATGGCGTTTTGCGGCAATCGCCCTATCATCGGTTTCGCTTTTTTATGCGCGCCCAGCGTTACTACTGGCCGATGGTGGCGTCGCTGACATTCCCCAGCATCATCTGGTTCTTTGACTGGCTGGATCGTGCGGGGAAAACGCAGGTGACGCGCAATATGACGCTTCAGGGCGCTAAGGGCTGGGGTATTTTTCTGTTATCAAAAGCGCTGCATGCCCTGCTGGCACTGGTGATCCCCTATTGGCTGTTGTCGCCGACCCCCGTCAGTGCTGGTGCGCTGTTGCTGGTTTATCTGCTGAGCCAAATGCTGTCATCGCTGATTTTTGTTGTCCTGATTCTGGGGTCGCACTGGGCAAAAGGCACGTTCTATCAGGCACCGGACGATGGCCTATTCAGGCATGGGCGCTATCAGCACGTCTTTTCCACCACGGTGGACTGGGCGACTCGTCCTGCCTGGCTTGGCTACTGGCTGGGGCAGCTTAATATGCACCTGACTCACCATATTTTCCCCAACTGGAATCATCGACACTACCCTGCGTTATCGAAAATTATTGCAGACGTCGCCCCACGTTATGGCATTGATTATCAATGTATTACGTTGAAAGCGATTTTGGTTGAGCAGCAGCGTTTTCTTAAAAAGATGGGAAATGGCAGCAAGCAATAA
- a CDS encoding fatty acid desaturase family protein, translated as MSNVLPTKPYPAKGEQAFHRALQRETSAYLRANHDHRFADSRQFVKAGLLFLCCIACYAVCLVQQTAWTFFLSYFAFIMLSMLLNIIVNHDASHNTFFRNRTLNRVVGRIVTLPLGIDPDYWRLRHVDFHHIYPNVEHYDLDTEENGVFRQTPFQRHRSYMRYQHLYWPLVAAFSLPYIAWIFDWADRLGKTPVNARSVQLGYRGWMIFIGSKIGHVLLLLVIPIMVGAAHGISPGIVLLSYLLGQMLASLLVVFLLLGTHWAEAEFYTITDTETMPQGWYQHNFATACDWLPTPRWLERWTGGLHLHLTHHLFPGWHHRHYPALADILRRVAAEHGMNYRCITYRELLASQRRFLKLMGEGNDQRTAQCVVKAGAEEE; from the coding sequence ATGTCTAATGTGCTTCCCACCAAACCCTATCCCGCCAAGGGCGAACAGGCTTTTCATCGGGCATTACAGCGGGAAACGTCGGCCTATCTCCGCGCGAATCACGATCATCGTTTTGCCGATAGCAGGCAGTTTGTTAAGGCCGGATTACTCTTTTTATGCTGCATCGCCTGTTATGCCGTTTGCTTAGTGCAGCAGACGGCGTGGACGTTCTTCCTGAGCTATTTTGCTTTCATCATGCTGTCGATGTTATTGAATATCATCGTTAATCATGACGCCTCCCATAATACCTTTTTCCGCAATCGAACACTGAATCGCGTGGTCGGGCGCATCGTCACGTTACCGTTAGGCATCGATCCCGATTACTGGCGTTTGCGCCATGTGGACTTCCACCACATCTATCCGAATGTGGAACATTACGATCTGGATACAGAAGAGAATGGGGTTTTTCGCCAAACGCCTTTTCAGCGCCACCGTTCCTACATGCGTTATCAGCATCTTTACTGGCCGCTGGTGGCCGCGTTCTCGCTCCCTTATATCGCCTGGATTTTTGATTGGGCCGATCGCTTGGGTAAAACCCCCGTCAATGCCCGTTCAGTACAGTTAGGCTACCGCGGATGGATGATTTTTATCGGCAGTAAAATCGGTCATGTCCTGCTGTTACTGGTGATTCCCATTATGGTGGGGGCGGCACACGGCATTAGCCCAGGCATCGTGCTATTGAGCTATTTGTTGGGGCAGATGCTGGCCTCGTTGCTGGTGGTATTTTTGCTGCTGGGCACACACTGGGCTGAGGCTGAGTTCTATACCATTACCGATACGGAAACGATGCCTCAGGGCTGGTATCAGCACAACTTTGCGACAGCCTGTGACTGGCTGCCGACGCCGCGCTGGCTTGAGCGCTGGACGGGAGGGCTACACTTACATCTGACGCACCATCTTTTTCCGGGATGGCATCATCGCCATTATCCTGCGTTAGCCGATATCTTACGGCGCGTGGCCGCCGAGCATGGCATGAACTACCGCTGTATTACCTATCGTGAGCTACTGGCCAGCCAGCGCCGGTTTTTAAAATTGATGGGCGAAGGTAACGATCAGCGGACTGCGCAATGTGTCGTCAAAGCGGGAGCAGAGGAAGAATGA
- a CDS encoding sterol desaturase family protein, translated as MIDLALPIVFMLVVVIGEALVLQWMQRETVNWHDVVFNLNSGHIMLWLFRSVEIFCYGYVAAHFSFGWVETWPPVLMWLFALLAWDFGFYWLHRLHHTFGVLWAVHVVHHQGEHFNLSLGVRNSWYSSLTSIPFFLILALLGVPLYVFVTVSILHYSVQLFNHNAMTPKLGWLEKVLVTPAHHRVHHVNDRAYADKNFGGTFIFWDKLFGSFCPQLPDTPFRYGAGKETPSNNPFWASNLPFLSYLKLSVRRTRQATFRCTPMALIAGAMLLFALVVGYVYLYGYGYDSADLSQAALFLLLVTGAVALGGISEGRRWAIYVWLVVVLLFPAVFLVYLGWEALYWKIAMLMLALHGLAMAVGWGRRPLTEEPENV; from the coding sequence ATGATCGATTTGGCATTACCCATTGTCTTCATGCTGGTTGTGGTAATTGGCGAAGCGCTGGTTCTACAGTGGATGCAGCGTGAGACGGTGAACTGGCATGACGTGGTTTTTAACCTGAATTCAGGGCATATCATGCTGTGGCTTTTTCGCAGCGTGGAAATTTTTTGCTATGGCTATGTCGCGGCGCATTTCAGTTTTGGCTGGGTAGAAACCTGGCCGCCGGTGCTGATGTGGCTGTTCGCGCTGCTCGCCTGGGATTTCGGCTTCTATTGGCTACATCGCCTGCACCATACCTTCGGCGTGCTGTGGGCGGTGCATGTGGTTCACCATCAGGGTGAACATTTTAATCTGTCGCTGGGCGTGCGTAACTCCTGGTATTCCTCGCTGACCTCGATTCCGTTCTTCCTGATTTTGGCGCTGCTCGGCGTTCCACTGTACGTGTTCGTTACCGTTTCCATCCTGCATTACAGCGTTCAGCTCTTTAACCATAATGCGATGACGCCCAAACTGGGCTGGCTGGAAAAGGTGTTGGTGACGCCCGCACATCATCGCGTGCACCACGTGAACGACCGTGCGTACGCCGATAAGAACTTTGGCGGCACCTTCATTTTTTGGGACAAGCTGTTTGGCAGCTTTTGTCCGCAGCTGCCTGACACGCCTTTTCGCTACGGCGCAGGCAAAGAAACGCCATCGAACAATCCGTTTTGGGCCAGTAACCTACCTTTTCTGTCGTACCTGAAACTGTCGGTGCGCCGCACGCGTCAGGCGACGTTTCGCTGTACGCCGATGGCGTTGATTGCTGGGGCGATGCTGCTGTTTGCGCTGGTGGTGGGCTACGTTTATCTGTATGGCTACGGCTATGATTCCGCCGATCTGTCGCAGGCGGCGCTCTTTCTGCTACTGGTGACGGGTGCGGTCGCGCTGGGCGGGATTTCCGAAGGGCGACGCTGGGCCATTTACGTTTGGCTCGTGGTGGTGCTGCTATTCCCAGCCGTGTTTCTTGTCTATCTGGGCTGGGAAGCGCTCTACTGGAAGATCGCGATGCTGATGCTGGCGCTGCACGGGCTGGCAATGGCGGTCGGCTGGGGCCGACGTCCTCTGACCGAGGAGCCTGAAAATGTCTAA
- a CDS encoding phosphatase PAP2 family protein, with protein sequence MRLFPQETLLLRLKALLFGWGTVGLVYQLSAQFQGQGTVLPTSFVDEWIPFSASAIWLYLSFFIIVPLSYLSCPITRLAGLRRATQLTALIAGAVYLIFPTTMVYPQVVGDDLSTRVLQLLLRIDSPQNCLPSLHIALTVLAVWAMSDGQQKVKTSLYLLWGAAIALSILQLRRHLFIDLVTGAMLAGIAGWVFLRSREAVKAISSATPLPNDKRHQE encoded by the coding sequence ATGAGGCTATTTCCTCAAGAAACGCTGCTGTTGCGACTGAAAGCGCTGCTCTTCGGCTGGGGAACGGTCGGGCTGGTATATCAACTGAGTGCGCAGTTTCAGGGGCAGGGAACGGTGCTGCCGACGTCGTTTGTTGATGAGTGGATTCCGTTTAGCGCCTCGGCGATCTGGCTGTATCTCTCGTTTTTTATCATCGTGCCGCTATCTTATTTATCCTGCCCGATTACGCGTCTGGCAGGATTACGCCGGGCAACGCAGCTGACTGCCTTGATCGCGGGTGCGGTGTACCTGATTTTTCCGACCACGATGGTGTATCCGCAGGTCGTCGGGGACGATCTCTCTACTCGTGTGCTACAGCTTTTGCTGCGTATCGACTCGCCGCAGAATTGCCTGCCGTCACTGCATATTGCGCTAACGGTGCTGGCGGTGTGGGCGATGAGTGATGGCCAGCAGAAGGTAAAAACCAGTTTGTACCTTCTGTGGGGAGCGGCGATTGCCCTTTCTATCCTGCAACTGCGCCGACACCTGTTCATCGATCTGGTGACCGGCGCGATGCTGGCAGGGATCGCAGGCTGGGTCTTTCTGCGTAGCCGAGAGGCGGTGAAGGCCATTTCCTCAGCGACTCCGCTGCCTAACGATAAGCGCCATCAGGAATGA
- a CDS encoding F390 synthetase-related protein: MIPLMTIWHYFRARRLTFSTRQALERHQQRQLSRFARRVLARSPYFRPYCQLPMTSWPMMNKAVMMAEFDRMNTAGLKRDELLACARRSEEDRDFTPNVGGFSVGLSSGTSGQRGLFVVSPREQQVWAGGMLAKMLPDGLRVGERVALFLRADNNLYHSVDNRWLSLSFYDLFAPFSEHFSRLEAWSPSIIVAPAQVLRELALAVQRGELRLSVKKVISVAEVLEPQDKQLLRQVFGQVGEVYQATEGFLASTCEHGTLHLNEEFIHIEPQWLDDERFTPIITDFTRSTQPIVRYRLDDVLVKQKTPCACGRVTMAIARIEGRSDDSLQLPDSNGEPQTVFADLCSRIIANALPLHADYRLVQQGDATLHLSAACSLPELEACRDSLSQQFALQGIDASRLRWHLTASEIAPEFTQKRRRITRLKESA, from the coding sequence ATGATTCCGCTGATGACGATCTGGCACTATTTCCGCGCCAGACGCCTGACCTTTTCTACTCGTCAGGCGCTTGAACGCCATCAGCAGCGCCAGCTTTCTCGTTTTGCACGGCGCGTGCTGGCGCGCAGCCCCTATTTCCGGCCTTACTGCCAGCTACCCATGACATCCTGGCCGATGATGAATAAAGCCGTGATGATGGCCGAATTCGATCGGATGAACACCGCCGGGCTTAAGCGGGATGAACTGCTCGCTTGCGCGCGCCGCAGTGAGGAAGATCGCGACTTCACGCCGAATGTGGGCGGGTTTAGCGTCGGGCTGTCGTCCGGCACCTCTGGGCAGCGTGGTCTGTTTGTCGTCAGCCCGCGTGAACAGCAGGTATGGGCGGGAGGCATGCTGGCGAAAATGCTGCCGGACGGGCTACGTGTCGGTGAGCGGGTTGCGCTGTTCCTGCGAGCTGATAACAACCTGTATCACAGCGTGGATAACCGCTGGCTCAGCCTGTCGTTTTACGATCTCTTTGCGCCATTTTCTGAGCATTTTTCGCGGCTGGAAGCGTGGTCGCCATCGATTATCGTCGCCCCTGCACAGGTGCTGCGCGAGCTGGCGCTGGCGGTACAGCGTGGTGAGCTACGGCTGTCGGTCAAAAAGGTGATTTCCGTGGCCGAGGTGCTGGAACCGCAGGACAAGCAATTGCTCCGGCAGGTCTTCGGACAGGTTGGGGAAGTGTATCAGGCGACGGAAGGCTTTCTGGCATCGACCTGCGAGCACGGTACGCTGCATCTCAACGAAGAATTTATTCACATCGAGCCGCAGTGGCTGGATGACGAACGCTTTACGCCCATCATCACCGATTTCACCCGCAGCACCCAGCCGATTGTGCGCTATCGGCTGGACGATGTGTTGGTGAAGCAAAAAACGCCCTGTGCGTGTGGTCGAGTGACGATGGCGATTGCCCGCATTGAAGGGCGTAGCGATGACAGTCTGCAACTGCCGGACAGTAACGGCGAGCCTCAGACCGTGTTTGCGGATCTCTGTAGCCGGATTATTGCCAATGCGCTGCCGCTGCATGCCGACTATCGGTTGGTGCAGCAGGGCGACGCGACGCTGCATTTATCCGCCGCGTGCAGCCTGCCGGAGCTGGAAGCCTGTCGGGATAGTCTGTCACAGCAGTTTGCGTTGCAGGGCATTGATGCGTCGCGGCTACGGTGGCATCTCACCGCCAGTGAGATTGCGCCAGAATTTACGCAAAAGCGCAGACGGATTACCCGCCTAAAGGAGAGTGCATGA
- a CDS encoding MBL fold metallo-hydrolase, whose protein sequence is MANISTFEVGYCLHPGCMALRGAGWKVCRFPARVWMLESQGKRWLWDTGYAQHFTDATQSGLFQLYRRMTPVHFETKDALIHQLHGQGIQPADIDGLIISHFHGDHIAGLRDFPNVPFICSALGWQQTRNLRGFAALKRAFVPALIPEHFEQALQFVENFPLTDLPAELAPFTQGYALPGSDKEIVLVPLPGHAAGHLGAFVLTENGWVLLASDAAWSPHSYREGRGPSRLANLVMDDPKAYYHTLDQLHQLHLNGQVEIRLCHEGDL, encoded by the coding sequence ATGGCTAATATTTCAACGTTTGAAGTCGGGTACTGCCTGCATCCCGGCTGCATGGCGCTGCGTGGTGCGGGATGGAAAGTGTGCCGTTTTCCGGCGCGCGTCTGGATGCTGGAAAGTCAGGGCAAGCGCTGGCTCTGGGACACAGGCTATGCCCAGCATTTTACCGATGCCACGCAATCCGGCCTGTTCCAGCTGTACCGCAGAATGACGCCAGTGCATTTTGAGACAAAAGATGCGCTGATTCACCAGCTACACGGGCAGGGGATTCAACCTGCGGACATCGACGGCCTGATTATTTCCCATTTTCACGGCGACCATATTGCGGGGTTGCGGGATTTCCCTAACGTGCCGTTTATCTGTTCGGCGCTGGGATGGCAGCAGACGCGGAATCTGCGCGGTTTCGCGGCCTTGAAGCGGGCGTTTGTGCCCGCGCTGATCCCTGAACATTTTGAGCAGGCGCTTCAGTTTGTTGAGAACTTCCCGCTTACCGATCTGCCAGCCGAGCTGGCGCCGTTTACGCAAGGCTATGCGTTGCCGGGTAGCGATAAAGAGATCGTGCTGGTGCCGTTGCCCGGCCATGCTGCCGGACACCTCGGCGCGTTTGTACTGACGGAAAACGGCTGGGTGCTGCTGGCAAGCGATGCTGCCTGGTCGCCGCACAGCTATCGCGAAGGGCGTGGGCCGTCGCGCTTGGCGAATCTGGTGATGGACGATCCAAAAGCCTATTACCACACGCTGGATCAACTGCACCAGTTGCACCTGAACGGGCAAGTCGAGATTCGGCTGTGTCACGAGGGTGACCTATGA
- a CDS encoding NAD-dependent epimerase/dehydratase family protein, with product MRVFVTGATSGLGRNAVEWLLQTGHQVLACGRDRSVGQQLEALGAQFVGIDLVETSVDQFRTLMAGCDVVWHCAAKSSPWGQYNDFYQNNTEVTARLADAAGQLGISRFVHISTPAIYFDFQHHLNIDESYRAARFANHYAQTKFLAEERLQTLTARYPQTTYVILRPRGLFGPHDRVILPRVLEQIAVGGGVLRLPRGGEALLDLTFVGNVVEAMVLASQRMGLVSGSAYNITNHEPTRLAEMLEQLLIGPLGMNYRVRAVPYPLLHAVAGGMELFSWFSRKEPLLTRYSAGAVNFDMTLSAEKAKQELGYQPRFSLQQGIELTGNWFNAHLAQRRTDGHG from the coding sequence ATGAGAGTCTTCGTCACGGGCGCGACCAGCGGGCTGGGGCGTAACGCGGTGGAGTGGCTGCTTCAGACTGGGCATCAGGTGCTGGCCTGCGGGCGCGATCGCTCGGTGGGGCAACAGCTTGAAGCGCTGGGCGCGCAGTTTGTCGGTATCGATTTGGTGGAAACCTCGGTAGACCAGTTTCGAACGCTAATGGCGGGCTGTGATGTGGTCTGGCACTGCGCCGCGAAATCATCACCGTGGGGTCAATATAATGATTTTTACCAGAATAATACTGAGGTAACGGCACGGCTGGCCGACGCCGCCGGTCAGTTGGGTATCTCGCGCTTTGTACACATATCCACGCCCGCGATTTACTTCGATTTCCAGCACCACCTGAATATCGATGAAAGTTACCGCGCGGCGCGTTTTGCCAATCACTATGCACAGACTAAATTTCTGGCGGAAGAACGCCTTCAGACGCTGACGGCGCGCTACCCGCAAACCACCTACGTGATTCTGCGCCCGCGTGGCCTGTTTGGCCCGCACGACCGCGTGATTCTGCCGCGAGTTCTGGAACAGATCGCGGTGGGCGGTGGCGTGTTGCGGCTCCCGCGCGGTGGTGAAGCGCTGCTGGATCTGACGTTTGTCGGCAACGTCGTGGAAGCGATGGTGCTTGCCAGCCAGCGTATGGGTCTGGTGTCTGGCTCGGCGTACAACATCACTAATCATGAGCCCACACGCCTTGCAGAGATGCTTGAGCAGCTGCTGATCGGGCCGCTAGGGATGAACTATCGCGTCAGGGCGGTGCCGTATCCGCTGCTGCATGCGGTGGCGGGTGGCATGGAGCTGTTTTCGTGGTTTAGCCGGAAAGAGCCGCTGCTGACGCGCTATAGTGCGGGAGCGGTGAATTTCGATATGACGCTCAGTGCGGAGAAAGCCAAGCAGGAGCTGGGATATCAGCCGCGTTTCTCCCTTCAGCAGGGCATCGAGCTAACGGGTAACTGGTTCAATGCGCACCTTGCACAGCGGAGGACTGACGGACATGGCTAA